In Chroicocephalus ridibundus chromosome 2, bChrRid1.1, whole genome shotgun sequence, the DNA window ACGGGGGTTGAGTTCAGAGTCTGGGGGCTTTCTCTTTGTACTTCCATGATTGTTATAACCAGGCAATTAGAAGAGGTGTGAGAAGGGCTAACCAGAGATGCCAACCTTTTGGGAGTCAGCAACAGTTCTGTTGGATTGTCTGGTAGgcacttctttccctttcccccacaAGCTAAATTCAGAAGGATGTTGTTGTCATCAGGAAGACTACTAACCTCATCATCTGGCAGGCACGTTTCAAACCTGCAAAATGGGCATACTATGACTCCTTGCGGGGAATCACCGAAGTCTATGATCTTGCAAAGGCATTTGGCACATACTCTGTGACAACACTCCAGCACTTTCGGTTTTCTCTGTCGCAGGTTATAGCGGTTGTAACAGATCTTGCACTCAAGCTCATCTGAGCTCTGAGTCTCCACAGACTCCTCTGGTAGTTGAGTGGTCATTTCTTCTGATGGTTTTTAGACTGGAGGAAAGAGGAGTCAAGTGACAAAGAGGTCACTCAGTCTTATTTTAGAAGTTTTTCCTGATGATCATATCAACCATCTCAAacaggaaaagaggagaggaTGTTGTCGAAAAGCATCAGTAGGCGTCATCCCTTTTCAGGTTCTGCTAGGGATTGTGCACTGCATGTCCTTTACTCTGAGCCAGGCATCCATCTGAAAAAGATGATGTGGagtttctgtggaagaaaagaaaaagttgtagCAGGTGAAATATGCAAGTTCCACTTCTTACAAGCTTAGCTTCTTTGCTAAAAATACCTCTAAGgtagttttttttctgtggcataTGGGGCCTGTATTGCAATCATGCTGATAAACCTTAGAATCATGCTGCATACATTTGTTTTAGACTTGTAACTTTGACTGGCTCAGCCCATGAAGTTCTCGGCAGAAGCTGCAATCTAATCACTGATCTGTGACCCTTTGTTTAAAccctggtttcctaaggaaatgagacCTGACCCCTGGAGCTTTTCGGCTTTCTCGGCAACTTGTGAACCTGCTGCCCCATTTCAAACAAATCGGCAGAGGAGCAACAGCACTGAAGATAATTAGGTTTCTTAAGAAGTAGTGAACACTGGGAGTTGGCTAGAAGAGGGGGAGAGGTATTTTTAATAACTGCCATTTATCCTGGAGGGCAATGGTCAGCCAGCACACACCCAGGTTCTGCTCTGAACAGGCTGAATGCTGCCGCTGCTCAGCCAGAGAGCAGGACAAcacaggaggaagctggtgaTACTCTGGGGAAATAAACAGGTTTTTGGGGGTGGAGTGGGTATGGAAGAGGGCTGGTGCTATCGAATGTGAGGACATATGTAAAATTTGGAAAAGATCAGGCTTCATTAATTTTGCTGCTTGTGGAACAGCTCATTTCTCTGCCCCTTCACCTAGCTGCTGAACACAGATACTGAAAATGAGGGTTCTTTAAGCTTGCAACAAATGCCTCCGTTAATGCGTGGATGCTAGGGTGAAGGCTAACATGTCTCTCAAGGGCATTTTCCAGACGCACTGGCTTTCATGGCAGCGACAGCTGTTTCACACCTCAGCTAAGGAGAGACCCGTGGCGTGACTGCGCTACTGCACTCCCACTCTCTGCAGCCTTTTTGCCACCAGACCCATCAGCCTCccttaaaaacatgttttgtcATATTTTGTAAGCATGCATTTTCACTACTTCAGGAAACAGTCTGTGTATTACAAACAAAACATTAACCAGGACTATGTACTCTGGGGAGCAATAACTACCAGCACTTACAAAACAGCTTTATCTGCCAGAGGATATAAACTTCTCCCAAATTCAGGCATATGCTTGCTCATAAAAACGCATATGGTGTTGCAT includes these proteins:
- the RNF182 gene encoding E3 ubiquitin-protein ligase RNF182, with product MTTQLPEESVETQSSDELECKICYNRYNLRQRKPKVLECCHRVCAKCLCKIIDFGDSPQGVIVCPFCRFETCLPDDEVSSLPDDNNILLNLACGGKGKKCLPDNPTELLLTPKRLASLVSPSHTSSNCLVITIMEVQRESPQTLNSTPVVEFYRPTSFDSVATVSHNWTVWNCTSLLFQTSIRVLVWLLGLLYFSSLPLGIYLLVSKKVTLGVVFVSLVPSSLVILMVYGFCQCVCHEVLDCMSS